A single region of the Changchengzhania lutea genome encodes:
- a CDS encoding RNA polymerase sigma factor: protein MNKQLEHSFVELLEKHQNIIHKVCRLYTNNYDAHNDLFQEITIQLWKAYPKFRGDSKFSTWMYRVGLNTAITLYRKSKRQITTQDFEGVAFKMKAEDYDDTEEQQLKTLYKAVHKLNDIEKALVFLYLEDKDYREISETLGISEVNARVKMNRIKTKLRTILNP from the coding sequence TTGAATAAACAACTAGAACATAGCTTTGTTGAATTGCTTGAAAAGCATCAAAATATCATTCATAAAGTGTGTCGTTTATACACCAATAATTATGACGCTCATAATGATTTATTTCAAGAGATCACCATACAACTTTGGAAAGCCTATCCGAAGTTTAGGGGTGACTCAAAATTCAGCACGTGGATGTATCGCGTGGGCTTAAATACGGCGATTACCTTATACCGAAAATCCAAACGTCAAATAACCACCCAAGATTTTGAAGGTGTCGCCTTTAAAATGAAAGCTGAGGATTATGATGACACCGAAGAACAACAGTTAAAGACATTGTATAAAGCGGTGCACAAGTTAAACGACATTGAAAAAGCACTGGTATTTCTTTATTTAGAAGATAAAGATTATAGAGAAATAAGTGAAACACTTGGTATTAGTGAAGTGAATGCACGTGTGAAGATGAATAGGATTAAAACAAAACTTAGAACCATTTTAAATCCGTAA
- a CDS encoding TonB-dependent receptor, which translates to MQKLPIIFITCLTLQITAQTTVNGTVVNSKNTPIEGANIYLEGTYDGGTTNEKGRFSFKTNETGSQTLMASYLSYETFTMMGDVSYMENLSIKLRDDVNTLDAVVLSAGTFQAGDNSKVNVLKPLDVVTTASALGDFVGALQTLPGTTTVAEDGRLFVRGGDAEETQIFIDGIRVFTPYTPTTNNAPTRGRYSPFLFDGITFSTGGYSAEFGQALSSVLLLNTIDEPDQEKTDIGIMSVGATLGNTQKWESSSLSVNASYINLAPYNALFPNRNDWVSPFETFSGETVFRKKTNLGLFKLYGAFDATNFEVIQEDINYADGVRIKLNNKNLYFNSSYQGTLNDMWSVFGGMSYTLANNKLNFMDSSINDIQNSLHAKLKFKNRISNRLKLYFGGEYFLTDFEEDYSDTTVNDARYGFDNNIAAVFAEADVFISKKLAFKAGIRGTYSELFKAFNLAPRLSLAYKTSEKTQISLAYGNFYQNPSSNVLKFNQNLKSQNTTHYIINYQYNADRKIFRAEAYYKKYDDLVKYDTEFPLFDSAFNNNGYGSAKGIDFFWRDSKTIKNLDYWVSYSLLDTERDYKNYPSKAQPNFANTHNLSVVGKYWINDWRSQVGFSYAFASGRTYTNPNSPGFLNDKTKSFNSLSINWAYLISPQKILYASVNNVLGFKNINGYQYADIPNENGQFNRRALTPATDQFFFVGFFWTISDDKKSNQLDNL; encoded by the coding sequence ATGCAAAAGCTACCAATCATTTTTATCACATGTTTAACCCTCCAAATAACGGCGCAAACAACCGTCAACGGCACCGTTGTCAATTCGAAGAACACACCCATAGAAGGCGCAAATATATATTTAGAAGGAACATATGATGGCGGAACAACAAATGAAAAAGGTAGGTTTTCATTTAAAACTAACGAAACAGGAAGTCAAACCTTAATGGCTTCTTACCTCTCTTATGAAACGTTTACTATGATGGGCGATGTATCGTACATGGAAAACTTATCCATCAAGTTGCGCGATGATGTGAATACACTAGATGCTGTTGTGCTGTCTGCTGGAACATTTCAAGCAGGCGATAACAGCAAAGTAAATGTTTTAAAGCCCTTAGACGTCGTAACTACGGCTAGTGCCTTGGGTGACTTTGTTGGCGCCTTACAGACCTTGCCAGGTACTACAACGGTAGCCGAAGATGGGCGTCTGTTTGTGCGAGGTGGAGATGCCGAAGAGACTCAAATATTTATCGACGGTATTCGAGTGTTCACGCCTTATACGCCTACAACCAATAATGCCCCTACACGCGGACGTTATTCGCCATTTCTATTTGATGGAATTACTTTTTCCACAGGCGGCTATTCGGCGGAATTCGGGCAAGCCTTATCCAGTGTCTTGTTGCTAAATACGATCGATGAACCCGATCAAGAAAAAACCGATATTGGTATCATGTCGGTCGGAGCTACGCTTGGAAATACTCAAAAATGGGAAAGCAGTTCTTTGAGTGTTAATGCATCTTATATTAATTTGGCGCCTTATAATGCTCTATTTCCTAACAGGAACGACTGGGTGTCTCCATTTGAAACGTTTTCAGGAGAAACGGTGTTTCGGAAAAAAACAAATTTGGGTTTATTTAAATTGTATGGTGCGTTTGATGCCACCAATTTCGAAGTCATACAAGAAGATATTAATTATGCCGATGGTGTACGTATTAAACTGAATAATAAAAATTTATACTTTAATAGCTCGTATCAAGGGACTTTAAATGATATGTGGTCTGTGTTTGGAGGCATGAGCTATACGCTTGCAAATAATAAATTAAATTTTATGGATAGCTCAATTAATGATATCCAAAACTCATTACACGCTAAATTGAAATTTAAGAACAGAATTAGTAATCGCTTAAAGCTTTATTTTGGAGGTGAATACTTTTTAACCGATTTTGAAGAAGACTATTCAGATACTACCGTTAATGATGCACGTTACGGTTTTGACAATAATATAGCCGCTGTTTTTGCTGAAGCTGATGTTTTTATATCGAAAAAATTGGCCTTTAAAGCTGGAATCCGTGGTACATACAGTGAGCTATTTAAGGCGTTTAATTTGGCTCCGCGTCTGTCGTTGGCATATAAAACATCTGAAAAAACTCAAATCTCGCTGGCCTATGGAAACTTTTATCAAAATCCATCCAGCAACGTTTTGAAGTTTAATCAAAATTTAAAGTCTCAAAATACGACACATTATATCATTAACTATCAGTATAATGCAGATAGAAAAATTTTTAGAGCAGAGGCCTACTATAAGAAATATGACGATTTAGTAAAGTATGACACAGAATTCCCGCTATTTGATAGTGCCTTTAATAACAACGGGTACGGTTCAGCCAAGGGCATTGATTTTTTCTGGCGTGATAGTAAAACCATTAAAAATTTAGATTATTGGGTGAGCTATTCCTTATTGGATACAGAGCGCGATTATAAAAACTACCCTTCAAAAGCACAACCAAATTTTGCAAATACTCATAATTTGTCAGTTGTTGGAAAATATTGGATCAATGACTGGCGCAGTCAAGTTGGTTTTAGCTATGCATTTGCTTCAGGGAGAACATATACGAATCCAAATAGCCCTGGTTTTTTGAATGACAAAACAAAATCCTTTAATAGCTTAAGTATCAATTGGGCATATTTAATTAGTCCGCAAAAAATCTTGTATGCCTCTGTAAACAATGTTCTAGGTTTTAAAAACATTAACGGCTATCAATATGCCGATATACCAAATGAAAACGGTCAATTTAATAGGCGGGCACTAACGCCTGCCACAGATCAATTTTTCTTTGTCGGTTTCTTTTGGACCATTAGTGATGATAAAAAAAGCAATCAATTGGATAACTTGTAG
- a CDS encoding PLP-dependent aminotransferase family protein, whose product MEYNKMLNYIKDVLENMPAGWLSLTTHRLDIYDENLAKIQFSEQFETLFNDNNSEASALSELPTAYDYIRLGHPLSCILEWVIANLHHLKPESVISFSSKTIPILAILRKNLLINKKTQIVYTDQLPDFFDTEVIKRVYGYNFELKHVKNLENISVFDGSTIFISEQDEISTLDLTPIPIALGIDFFVNLHGHLGSVLLVNGEQNESYISEIQHVRRRETIAMTPANCLAALETLIEKSSFHSKKSNVERNKKHVLESIATITGTNTKALVGSSGLSIQYAIMMGLVHDALENHEGKAIKFVVPPNCYGGTNDQARRVATCIDNVEVVDLPVDGDNDMVQSIDIVLNKIAKEDAIPYIIAEIPTNPRVEVPDLIKLRDVLSKGRKTSKGEIAVDPIFILDQTFCPNVHFLGEGDILSKVRAISYASGSKFPSGGQCTAGYCVGNKKTDDLMEKIEMHLRLCDNEATDLQMEILAKQLPSMNQRIKDAYKNTREFVNFIHDTLPDAKINFVSSALAEQGFTPSVFSLDLPTKGNTDEEKEAYKRALNHKLINLMITKIPNESKYCVSYGQLNGCYWTIPATSTQGTTKEGDKDYIARVALSPNMDLERHKKVFLDFVGQI is encoded by the coding sequence ATGGAATACAATAAAATGCTAAATTATATTAAAGATGTTTTAGAAAATATGCCAGCTGGCTGGTTGAGTCTAACAACTCATCGACTGGATATTTATGATGAAAATTTGGCCAAAATTCAATTTTCAGAACAGTTTGAAACCTTATTTAATGACAATAATTCTGAAGCATCGGCACTAAGTGAATTACCGACTGCTTATGACTATATAAGATTAGGTCACCCATTATCTTGTATTCTAGAATGGGTAATTGCTAACTTGCATCATCTAAAACCAGAAAGTGTAATCAGCTTTTCATCAAAAACAATCCCCATTTTAGCCATTCTGAGAAAGAATTTATTGATTAATAAAAAAACCCAAATTGTTTATACAGATCAATTACCTGATTTTTTTGATACTGAAGTAATCAAACGTGTTTATGGTTATAACTTTGAATTAAAGCATGTTAAGAATTTAGAAAATATTTCTGTGTTTGACGGAAGTACCATTTTCATTTCAGAACAAGATGAAATCAGCACTCTTGATCTCACCCCAATCCCGATAGCTCTCGGGATTGACTTTTTTGTTAATCTTCATGGGCATCTTGGAAGTGTTTTATTAGTAAATGGTGAGCAAAATGAAAGTTATATTTCAGAAATTCAGCATGTCCGAAGAAGAGAGACCATAGCCATGACGCCAGCCAATTGTCTTGCTGCATTAGAGACACTCATTGAGAAGTCTTCTTTTCATAGTAAGAAAAGCAATGTCGAGAGAAACAAAAAACATGTCTTAGAATCTATTGCAACCATTACCGGCACAAATACAAAGGCACTAGTGGGTTCAAGTGGACTATCTATCCAATATGCAATTATGATGGGGCTAGTTCACGATGCGTTAGAAAATCATGAAGGGAAAGCTATAAAATTTGTTGTTCCTCCAAATTGTTATGGTGGCACAAATGACCAAGCAAGACGTGTGGCTACTTGCATAGATAATGTTGAAGTGGTGGATTTACCAGTGGATGGCGACAATGACATGGTGCAAAGTATTGATATCGTTTTAAACAAAATTGCAAAAGAAGATGCTATTCCATACATAATTGCTGAAATACCCACCAATCCTAGAGTTGAAGTTCCAGATCTTATAAAATTAAGAGATGTTTTAAGTAAAGGACGTAAAACTAGTAAAGGTGAAATTGCTGTCGATCCCATTTTTATTTTAGATCAAACATTTTGTCCCAATGTGCACTTTTTAGGTGAAGGCGACATACTGTCAAAGGTTAGGGCAATTTCCTATGCTAGTGGATCTAAATTCCCAAGTGGCGGGCAATGCACTGCCGGCTATTGTGTAGGAAATAAAAAAACGGATGATTTGATGGAAAAAATAGAGATGCATCTAAGACTTTGCGATAACGAGGCTACAGATCTTCAAATGGAAATATTAGCTAAGCAATTGCCTTCCATGAATCAAAGAATTAAGGATGCTTATAAGAATACACGTGAATTTGTAAACTTTATCCACGATACTTTACCAGATGCGAAAATTAATTTTGTTTCGTCAGCATTGGCAGAACAAGGCTTTACTCCGTCTGTGTTTTCATTAGATCTTCCCACTAAAGGCAATACGGATGAAGAAAAAGAAGCCTATAAAAGAGCATTAAATCATAAATTAATCAATTTAATGATTACAAAAATCCCCAATGAAAGCAAGTATTGTGTGAGCTATGGGCAGTTAAATGGGTGTTATTGGACGATTCCTGCAACATCTACTCAAGGGACGACTAAAGAAGGCGACAAAGATTATATTGCCCGTGTAGCACTTTCTCCCAATATGGATCTTGAACGTCACAAAAAAGTCTTTTTGGATTTTGTTGGACAAATTTGA
- a CDS encoding saccharopine dehydrogenase family protein: MNKYHTIIIAGAGGIAQAVGLILAEWSKVSPTIFIGNRTLSKAQSLVKWIEDGSTKSCSIKSFHLSEKGLTREMKDIFNQADIILDCLPGTQAPKIARYANDYNMHYANLTEYVAETQEIIELAKDATTGFILQTGLAPGYIDVLANHLFKEFCTDFQVSKVDNLVFKVGALTKNAVAPHYYGFTWSPVGVATEYIKEAEVIRNFKKTRRPSLSERVPIIIDGTTYEEDLTSGGAADLPDALIGKVNSLDYKTLRYPGHYAWIQEQINNIDTIDKPIETLQLIMEKQIPHIEDDQIVLYAAVQGKDANGKLQRREVSKQIFPQKVGKHKLRAIQTTTAVPLIQSAQLLLESSCKGIILQSEIEPKCFLNGNFIVPVYGKV; encoded by the coding sequence ATGAATAAGTATCATACTATTATAATTGCAGGAGCAGGTGGTATTGCTCAGGCCGTAGGACTCATACTTGCCGAATGGAGTAAAGTATCTCCAACTATTTTTATTGGCAATAGAACACTTTCTAAAGCGCAAAGCCTAGTAAAATGGATTGAAGATGGCAGTACCAAATCTTGCTCCATAAAATCATTCCACCTTTCTGAGAAAGGTCTTACTAGAGAAATGAAAGATATATTTAATCAAGCAGATATAATCCTTGACTGCTTACCAGGAACCCAAGCACCAAAAATAGCACGCTATGCCAATGATTATAATATGCATTATGCAAACCTGACTGAATATGTTGCAGAGACTCAAGAAATCATAGAATTAGCAAAAGATGCAACAACAGGTTTTATCCTGCAAACAGGTCTCGCTCCAGGTTATATTGATGTGTTGGCTAATCATCTTTTTAAAGAATTTTGCACTGATTTTCAAGTTAGTAAAGTAGATAATTTAGTTTTTAAGGTAGGAGCGCTTACAAAAAATGCTGTTGCACCTCATTATTATGGATTCACTTGGAGTCCTGTAGGTGTCGCTACAGAATATATAAAAGAAGCCGAAGTGATTAGAAATTTTAAAAAAACAAGGCGTCCTTCCTTATCAGAACGTGTACCTATAATAATTGATGGAACTACCTATGAAGAAGACCTCACTTCGGGAGGTGCGGCAGACTTACCTGATGCATTAATAGGAAAGGTAAATTCGCTTGATTATAAGACTTTGAGGTATCCAGGACATTATGCTTGGATACAAGAACAAATTAATAATATAGACACTATTGATAAACCTATTGAAACCTTACAGTTAATTATGGAAAAACAAATTCCACATATTGAAGATGACCAAATTGTATTATATGCAGCAGTACAAGGTAAAGATGCCAATGGAAAATTGCAAAGACGAGAAGTCTCAAAGCAAATTTTTCCTCAAAAAGTAGGCAAGCATAAATTAAGAGCCATTCAAACAACAACAGCTGTACCTTTAATACAATCAGCTCAACTATTACTTGAATCTTCTTGTAAAGGAATCATATTGCAAAGTGAGATTGAACCAAAATGTTTTTTAAACGGAAATTTTATCGTTCCAGTTTATGGAAAGGTTTAA